A region of the Candidatus Methylacidithermus pantelleriae genome:
CCACAAGACCAAAAAGGGGGCCAAAGGTGCTTGTTCCCATTGCAGTTCCAAGCATCACCGGTCCCACGCTTCCCAAAAAGCCTGCCGGTGTCCCAAGGAGTAGTTCCTTTTTGCCCCTAGCAAGCCTGCTGGCACAAGCAGGCTTGCTAGGGTGGCAGCCTTTGCTTTAAGAAAAAAAAAGCGAGGGTTTTCTCTGGGGAAACCGAGATGGTACAACTTTTCCTTAAGGGGGGCCCTGTCATGTGGCCCCTATTGATTTTATCCTTGGTGACGGTTGCGGTCATCGTGGAGAGGGTCCTTTTCATCGTCCGGGACCGGTTTCGAGAGGAACCCCAGACTTTGGCGCGAGTACTTTCCCTCATTGAGGAAGGAAAGACAGAACAGGCCTTACAACTGGGCAGGAAGAGCCGGGATCCACTGGTCGAGGTGGCGATGCGAGCCCTGGAGTATCCAGGGGGATCGGGCGTTCGCATTTTCCTGGAGGAAGCCATGGAAGCCCAGCTGCAAAAGCACGAACGAGGTTTAGTCATCCTTGATACAGCTGTCACGCTGGGGCCGCTCTTGGGACTCCTTGGGACCGTCACCGGGATGATGCGGGCCTTTGGAATGGTTGGCTCAACCGACTTGGCAGGACAACAAGCAGTGATCACAGGGGGTGTTGCTGAGTCTCTGATTGCTGTCTCTTTTGGACTTGTGGTTGCCATTGTCGCCATTGTGCCCCTGAACCTTTTTGGTGCCCGCGCCGAAAGGGTCCGCCGCAGGCTTGAGTCGGTTGCCTATCGCCTGGAAATAGCCCTCTCGAGGGAGCTTATGGGAAGAGAAATCCAGCCTGCCGGAGTTTCCATCTCGAAAGCGATCTCTTAGGTGAAAAGAAAATCATTTTGCTTGGGAGAGCTTTCTTCCCAAGCTTTAATGAACGGCAACCATGGTTGATAGTCCCCTGCGAGCTCGGGAGGGCCTTTTTGTCCTCCATCTTTTCTATGACTGGGATCGGACCGTTTGGGGGAGGTTGAGCCCCAAGGAAAAGGAAGTGGCCTGTGCCCGCCTGGGCGAGCGGCTAAAGGATTTTCGCTCGGGAGAGCAGTGCCAGGTTGTGTCACTAGCGTGCATCGGTCGGGCGGATGTGGGTTGGATCTTGTTGAGCCCGGAACTCCATTCTCTTCAGCAATTGGAGAAAGATCTCGAGAGGATTCCAGGCCCCGGTGTGTTGCGGCCTGTATATGCGTTTTTCTCCATGACGGAGCGCTCGGAATATCTTCCCACTGAGGAAGAAGTGGTTCAGGGTCTAGCAAACCGTGGGATTCCTCCGGGAAGTTCGCAGTGGGAGTCGGAACTGGCGGAGGCTCGGCAGCGGCAAAAGTATCTTACTGAGATGCGACTTTATCCCACCTTGCCGGATTGGCCGTTTGTCTCCTTTTACCCTATGCGCAAGAAACGGGTTCCCGGAGCTAACTGGTATGCCCTTTCCTTTGAGGAACGGCGAAAGCTCATGCAGGGTCATGGAAGCATTGGCCGGAAGTATCAGGGAAAGGTCCTGCAAATGGTCACCGGAGCGACCGGTTTTGAAGAGTGGGAATGGGGGGTCACCCTTTTTTCCCAGGACCCAGCCGAAATCAAATCGATTGTGTATGAAATGCGATTTGACCCTGTAAGCGCGTGGTACGGAGAATTTGGGCCGTTCTTTTGTGGCCTGCAGCTCCCTCTCCCAGATCTTTGGGTGCGTCTTGGTCTTCTTGGCTAAAAGTTCAACGACCTCCTTCTAGTCCAGGTTCCCAAACCATTTTCCAAGGAAATAGGTGACGACTGCCTCAAGAATGCCGACAAGGGTCATCTCCAGACCACTTGCCCACCAGGATCGGAGGGTGAGCAGGCTTTTGGCGGCACCGATAGCAAAGTGAGCGACGATGCTGACCGCAAAGGAAGTCGCTACTGCAAGGACACCAGGAAGAAAGAAAAACGGGACTAGCGGCACAAAGGCTCCCGAAGCTGTGGAAAGAAGGGCTGAAAAGCATGACACCCATGGGTTGGGAAGTTGGGACATTGTCAGTCCGAGCTCATTTTGGAGCATCATTTCTAGAAAAGCTTCCGGCTGCTGGGACATCTTTTCGGCCAGTTCTTGGGCCTGGTGGGGAGCCAGGCCTTGAAGCTCGTAAAAAAGACTGAGCTCTTCTTTTTCCTCTTGGGGGTTGGTGTGCAGCTCCTCCTTTTCCCTTGCAATTTCTGCCTCCATGAGTTCGCGCTGGCTCTTGGCCGCAAGGTAGGCGCCTGCCCCCATGGACAAGCTGGAAGCCAGCATACCAGCCAGTCCCGAAAGAATCACATAATGCTCCTGGTTGCCCGTCGCCCCGGCCATACCGGAAACGATTCCAAAGACCGCCCCCAAACCGTCGTTGGCTCCATAGACCGCATCGGCAATCCAGCTACCCCCTCTTTTGTGCCAGGGTTCCCGCCGGAGAATCCCTTGCAACCGCCGTTGAGTTTCGCTCTGGGTGGCCAGGGCATGTACGACGCCAGCATGGGTACGCTCCTCCTTGAGGATCTGTTCCCATACCTGCCGCGACGGGTGGGGTAACAAAGCTCGCGTATCTTCCCCAACGGCCGAGTCCTCTGCCAGTTTTCGTTCCCGAGCTTCCATTTCAAGCAAGGCTTGCTCCGGGCTAGTCCAACTCCACCGCCAGCCATACCAGAAGCGGAGCCCCGTTTCCCAAAGAATGGGTACCTTCGCACCCAGTTTTTCCAATTGTTCTCGACACCGCGTTGCATGCGACCGCTCAATTTCGGCAAGTCGCTGGAAGATTTCCCGCCTCCGGGAATGAGGCTCTCGCTTGGCGAGAAGCTCGTAGATCCGGGCATTTTCCATTTCCAAACGCCATTGTTCCGTCCAAATCCTGACCGCAACGTTCTTGCCGGTGCTCGACTCAGGCTTTTTCTTCATGGAAAGTGTTTGCTCCTTCCAAAGCCGTCCTTTTGTCTTCCCTTGGTTGCTATCCCATGGCAACTATGGTCTTTGCGCCAATGGATCGATCGGAAAAGCTATCCAAGAAGCCTTTGACTCAGTCCCGGCAGTCCTCGGTCAACGGGCTTCCTTACCTAGGGCGTCCGCCGTTTAGAAAGATCGTACTTCAAAAGATTCCCGTTGTCTCGACTCGCATGGACGCTGGGCGAAAACATCCTTGGTTGCCGTATGTCTCCTGCCTGGGGGCTGGCTTCCTTTTCCTTGTGCTCCTTGGTCTGGCTTTTGGGATTTTCCTCCCACTCCCGCCCAGTCTCGATAATCCCCTTACCAACCAAAGGGGATCCGGTTCGGACACCAACGCAAGAGCTAGCTCTTCGCTGACCCTTCGCGTTCCCCTTTCGCTGGTTTCTCCCTGGCTCATCCGAGCCACCATCGCAGCGGAGGATCGCAACTTCTGGAAGCATCATGGCGTAGATTTCTGGGCGACCCTCCGCGCCCTGCGGGATGCGCTCCGCTACGGAAAAGCAGTCTCAGGGGCCTCTACGATTACGCAGCAGTTAATTAAGATTAGTGAAAACCCTCCCAGACCGAGAACGTTGCTGACCAAACTTCGGGAAATGATCCTTGCAGTTCGCCTTGAGTGTCGATGGACGAAAGAACGGATTTTAGAGGAATACCTAAACCGTCTTTATTATGGCAATGACCAGATAGGGTGCGCGGCGGCGGCTCGATTCTACTTTGGGAAAGACGTCGGGCGATTGACGGCTGCAGAAGCTGCCCTACTGGCAGGCATTCCTCAAGCTCCTGCTCGTCTTAATCCCTACGTTCACTGGGAAAGGGCTCGGAGACGGCAGCGATGGATTTTGGGACAAATGCTGGCCCACCAATTCCTCTCGCAGGAACAATACCGCAGGGCTTTGGGGGAGACGGTCCAGTTGCTCCCCCATGAGCTCGGTGGATCTCTCCGCGGGTCTCGCCAGCCCTTGAGAGGGCTGGGTGCGCTAAGGTGATTCAAGGGAAAACGGAGCAATTCCCTTTTGCTCCCACCTTTCCCCCAAAACGGGAGGCCAGCTTGCCGGGTTGGCGAACGATCTCCCAGGGCAGTCAGGTCAGAAGAGCTACGGGGAGAAGTGTTTAGGAAAAAAGTCCACAAGAAGCGCCCTATCCCTATCGTTTACCCGATAGAAAAAGTTGCACGACTTGCTGGGGTTTCCCATGCTTGAGTCCATGGCTCGGGTGGTTCTTTATGTCAGAACAGGGTGTCCTTGGTGCGCGGAGGTGGAAAAAATTTTGGATCGATATGGCCTTTCCTATGACCGGGTGGATATTCTTCGCAACCCCCAGGGTGGTCGAAGACTTGCCAAGATGATTGGCAAGGCGAAAACACCTGCCCTGGAGTGGGACGATGAGGTGTTAGCGGCGTTTAGCGAAGCGGAGCTCAAAAGCTTCTTGGAATTACGGGGAATCGTTTGAGTGGGTGACGGATGAGAGGAGTGCCCGCGGGGATCGGGTCTCCAAAGACAAGAATAACGATGGCAGCAAAAACCGAGCGAGTCAGTCGCCTTTTATCCAGTCAGCCAGGAAACGGCGGTTGGGATCCACGATATCGAGTGTTTTTCCAGCTGTTGGAACAGTCCCGTTACTATGAGGCCCACGATGTTCTGGAAGATCTCTGGTTACAACGGCGCAAAGAACCGGACGGCAACTTTTACAAAGCGCTGATTCAAGTAGCTGGTGCGTTTGTCCATGCGACAAAAGGAAGATGGGAACCTGCTCGAAAACTCCTAGTCCTTGCTTCGGGCTATTTTGCCCAGTATCCAGCCATGGTGGCGGGTCTTCCCCCGCAAGAGCTTGCACGCTGGTGCCGGAATACGGCTCAGGACTGGCAGGATAACCCGCCAGTGGATTTGCCACCTTTTCCCTTCTTGCCGGAAGGGCCCCCACCGTCCCCAGCTCCTCAGCAGGCACAGGTGTCCGGCTAGGCGGGTGGTAAGACTGTTCCCTCGCGAATTTTGTCCAGGATTTCCCGCAGCGATTGTCGCTCCATCGGGTCCAGGTAATCGATGAAAAGCCTTCCCATTAGGTGATCCCATTCATGCTGGATCACGATGGACAGAAACCCGGAAGCCTCAAAGACCAGAGGTCTTCCCTCAAGATCTTGACACCGCACCAGCACCCGGCGGGCACGGGGGACGGTCAGTCGTAGACCAGGGAAGCTTAAGCAGCCTTCTTCAGAAGGCTCTTTACTTTTGGTTAATTCCAACTTCGGGTTGATGAGAACCAGAGGCATCCAATCGGCAACGGGAATTTTCTTGCCGTCAGCAATGAAACTGGAGGGCCGATCGGTTACCCCCCGGACGTCAATCACGGCTACTTGCAGGGCCACGCCGACCTGCTGTGCTGCCAAGCCCACCCCTTTATGGGCGTGCATGGTCTCAACCATATCCTGCGCGAGTCGCCGCAAGGTATCGTCGAAGCGCTGGACTGGTTCCCCCTTTTTCCGAAGGATCGGATTTCCGTAAAGGACGATGGGTAAAATCACGGTCGTTGTGGTTCTTCTTGGGTAATGGTAGGCAACGCAGCGATACCCGCAAATTTTGCGGCGTCCATCACGTGCACGATCGTTTGGAAGGGTGCCCGTTTACTTGCCTTTAAGACGAACTGGCAGGTAGGATCTCGCGCCCTCCGCTCTTTGAGCTCGGGACCCAAGCGGTCAGGTTCAATCGGCGTGTCGTTAAGGAAAATTCGCTCATCGGCGGTCACATAGATGACAACCGGTGCGTCCATGGGAGAAAATTTGGCTTGGCCCGAACGGGGTAGTTCGATTTGAACGACCGGCTCTTCTTTTCGAAAGGTAGTGGTGACAACAAAAAAGATGAGCACAATGACAAGGATATCGATAAGCGAGACGATGTTAACGACAGGGACCCGGCGCTTCCGTGGGAAAAATCGCATGGTCCGTTTTCCCTTTCTTCTGGTTCTTGTGGTGAGCAAAAGGTGGTGAAAAGCAATTCCAGCCCAAGCAACCGCCGATTAGAAGCGGGCAACAGCACCTTCTCCGTAGAGCTTTGCCAGAAGTTCTAGGCAAAGGTCCTCAAGCTCAACCGAGTAGAGTTCGACCCGTCTTGAGTAGATACTGTGGGCTACCAGGCAGGGTACAGAGACTCCAAGCCCGAGAAGCGTGGTATGAAGTGCCTCGGAAATCCCCCGCGCAATCATGCCTCCTTGGCTGCTCAGCCCCTGTTCTCCAACCTGTCCAAAAATCGTGATCAGCCCGGAAATCGTTCCCAGTAGTCCAAGGAGAGGTCCAATACCCACAATGATCTCTAGGACCACAAGCCCCCTC
Encoded here:
- a CDS encoding MotA/TolQ/ExbB proton channel family protein, whose protein sequence is MVQLFLKGGPVMWPLLILSLVTVAVIVERVLFIVRDRFREEPQTLARVLSLIEEGKTEQALQLGRKSRDPLVEVAMRALEYPGGSGVRIFLEEAMEAQLQKHERGLVILDTAVTLGPLLGLLGTVTGMMRAFGMVGSTDLAGQQAVITGGVAESLIAVSFGLVVAIVAIVPLNLFGARAERVRRRLESVAYRLEIALSRELMGREIQPAGVSISKAIS
- a CDS encoding ExbD/TolR family protein, whose translation is MRFFPRKRRVPVVNIVSLIDILVIVLIFFVVTTTFRKEEPVVQIELPRSGQAKFSPMDAPVVIYVTADERIFLNDTPIEPDRLGPELKERRARDPTCQFVLKASKRAPFQTIVHVMDAAKFAGIAALPTITQEEPQRP
- the def gene encoding peptide deformylase, whose amino-acid sequence is MILPIVLYGNPILRKKGEPVQRFDDTLRRLAQDMVETMHAHKGVGLAAQQVGVALQVAVIDVRGVTDRPSSFIADGKKIPVADWMPLVLINPKLELTKSKEPSEEGCLSFPGLRLTVPRARRVLVRCQDLEGRPLVFEASGFLSIVIQHEWDHLMGRLFIDYLDPMERQSLREILDKIREGTVLPPA
- a CDS encoding biosynthetic peptidoglycan transglycosylase — encoded protein: MATMVFAPMDRSEKLSKKPLTQSRQSSVNGLPYLGRPPFRKIVLQKIPVVSTRMDAGRKHPWLPYVSCLGAGFLFLVLLGLAFGIFLPLPPSLDNPLTNQRGSGSDTNARASSSLTLRVPLSLVSPWLIRATIAAEDRNFWKHHGVDFWATLRALRDALRYGKAVSGASTITQQLIKISENPPRPRTLLTKLREMILAVRLECRWTKERILEEYLNRLYYGNDQIGCAAAARFYFGKDVGRLTAAEAALLAGIPQAPARLNPYVHWERARRRQRWILGQMLAHQFLSQEQYRRALGETVQLLPHELGGSLRGSRQPLRGLGALR
- a CDS encoding VIT1/CCC1 transporter family protein; this translates as MKKKPESSTGKNVAVRIWTEQWRLEMENARIYELLAKREPHSRRREIFQRLAEIERSHATRCREQLEKLGAKVPILWETGLRFWYGWRWSWTSPEQALLEMEARERKLAEDSAVGEDTRALLPHPSRQVWEQILKEERTHAGVVHALATQSETQRRLQGILRREPWHKRGGSWIADAVYGANDGLGAVFGIVSGMAGATGNQEHYVILSGLAGMLASSLSMGAGAYLAAKSQRELMEAEIAREKEELHTNPQEEKEELSLFYELQGLAPHQAQELAEKMSQQPEAFLEMMLQNELGLTMSQLPNPWVSCFSALLSTASGAFVPLVPFFFLPGVLAVATSFAVSIVAHFAIGAAKSLLTLRSWWASGLEMTLVGILEAVVTYFLGKWFGNLD
- a CDS encoding chlorite dismutase family protein, which encodes MVDSPLRAREGLFVLHLFYDWDRTVWGRLSPKEKEVACARLGERLKDFRSGEQCQVVSLACIGRADVGWILLSPELHSLQQLEKDLERIPGPGVLRPVYAFFSMTERSEYLPTEEEVVQGLANRGIPPGSSQWESELAEARQRQKYLTEMRLYPTLPDWPFVSFYPMRKKRVPGANWYALSFEERRKLMQGHGSIGRKYQGKVLQMVTGATGFEEWEWGVTLFSQDPAEIKSIVYEMRFDPVSAWYGEFGPFFCGLQLPLPDLWVRLGLLG
- a CDS encoding DUF309 domain-containing protein, whose protein sequence is MAAKTERVSRLLSSQPGNGGWDPRYRVFFQLLEQSRYYEAHDVLEDLWLQRRKEPDGNFYKALIQVAGAFVHATKGRWEPARKLLVLASGYFAQYPAMVAGLPPQELARWCRNTAQDWQDNPPVDLPPFPFLPEGPPPSPAPQQAQVSG
- a CDS encoding glutaredoxin family protein; translation: MHDLLGFPMLESMARVVLYVRTGCPWCAEVEKILDRYGLSYDRVDILRNPQGGRRLAKMIGKAKTPALEWDDEVLAAFSEAELKSFLELRGIV